Genomic DNA from Streptococcus uberis:
AGCTGCTAGCATAATACCCATATTTTGAAGAACAATAGGAACTGGTATAAAGCCCAGAGGAATTGCTGGTATAAAGCCCAAAACAATAATTAAGGTTGTCATCATAGCCATATAAGCTAAATCTTTTGTTGAAAACATCTTTACTCCTTTTTAAAATAAATATCATAGTGAAGGGAACACTTTGGATTAAAGGGATGCTGGCAAAAAATACAATAGCCCTTTTGGTAATCTTTAAGCGACAAGAGATGCTGGCAGGCCCCGCACATGACAGGGTAGCTTTCTTGACTGTTTGTTGCCACAAAAGGATGATCCTCTAAACTGTCGTGGCAATGATAACAAGCATAATATTTTTGACAGCTTTGACATTTCAATACCACAATGTCATTTTCTGAATGATAATGGTAGCAACGTGACTGCTCATCCAAAGCCATTCCCCAAAATGGTAAGTTTTTCGCCTTCATAGATACATTTTAAAAAATGAAAGTTTTTGTGTCAACCTTTATTTTTAAATAGGGTAACAAAGAACACTAAAAAAACAGGGCAAGCCCTGTCTCCTTAAAAATTACGATTTGAGGTATTGTAACCATAGCGCTCTAAAAAATCTTCACGGAATTCTAACAAGTTATCATCCATAATAGCCTGTCTCACTTTTTTCATCAGATTAACAAGGAAATATAAGTTATGATAGCTGGTTAAACGTATGCCAAAGGTTTCATCAGCTTTTAAGAGGTGACGAATATAAGCACGTGTATAATTTTGGCAAGTATAGCAATCACAATCATGGTCTAATGGTGTGAAATCTTCAGCAAATTTTGCATTCTTAACCACTAGACGACCTTCACTTGTCATACACGTTCCATTCCGAGCGATACGCGTTGGTAAAACACAGTCAAACATATCGATACCACGTATAACACCGTCAATTAAACTATCTGGTGCCCCAACTCCCATCAAGTAACGGGGTTTGTTTTCTGGTAATAAAGGTGTGGTAAAATCAAGGACAGCATTCATTTCTTCGTGAGTTTCGCCTACGGCCAGACCACCAACGGAATAACCTGCAAAGTCCATACCTACGAGATCTGCTGCTGATTGGCGACGTAAGTCTTCAAAACCAGCACCTTGAACAATTCCAAACAAACCTTGATCATGTGGACGGCGATGCGCTTTAAGACCACGTTCTGCCCAACGACTTGTCCGTTCAATAGAATTTTTGACATAGTCATAGGGTTGATAGAATTGTGGACATTCATCAAAACTCATCATGATATCTGAACCAAGATTATTTTGAATAGAGATAGCCTTCTCAGGTGATAAGAACATTTTTGAACCGTTCAGATGATTTTTAAAGGTCACCCCTTCTTCAGTGATGTTCCGTGAGTCTGCTAGAGAATAAACTTGGAAACCACCTGAATCGGTTAAAATCGGTTGATCCCAATTCATAAACTTATGAAGGCCACCCGCTCTAGCAATTAATTCATCACCAGGACGTAACCAAAGATGATAAGTATTAGATAGAATAATTCCAGAACCCATTGATTTGAGTTCTTCTGGAGATTGCGTTTTTACCGTCGCTTGTGTTCCGACTGGCATAAACATAGGTGTTGGAAAGGTCCCGTGGGGAGTGATAATCTCACCCAAACGAGCACCCGTGTGCTTTTCTTTTTTGATTAAACGGTATTTAATAGGATAATCTGTCATATTGTCCTCGCTATCAAGATAAACAGTCTTGAGCTTTCTTTTTTTTAAAAGGCTAAGCCTTTTTGTCTTGCTTCATTCAGCCTATCCATTTTACCAAAAAAAGAGACTCTTGTCATGAAAGCTCGCGCTGAAAAACAGGTTGTTTCAAGTTCCACTATCAATCCACCCTATGTTATAATAAACCAAAGGAGTTTTTAATGAAACAATCACAACTGAAAAAGCAGGCGAAACATCTTTTGAAACACTTGCCTGGCAAATATCAACTTTTTGCTATTCCGATAGCTCTCCATATCATCTTATTATTCATACAGCTTCATCAAAATTATCTGGTCGAACAAGGCATTAGCATTTCTACCTTTGCCTCTATTTTCCCAATTTTACTGAACATATTAGCCTCATTCTTCCTTTTTTCTGCAGCCTTCACTATTTTGAAGGTTATCAGACAGCAAAAAAAACAGGTGACCTTTTCAGATAGTAGCCTTGTATTTAACAATCCCCTCTTTAGAAAACTCATTATCCTCTTATCCCTTAAGTTTCTCTTAATCTTTCTATGGTCATTGATTTTTATGTTAGGACTTGGCTTACTTGGTATTGGTTACCTGTTTTATAGCATTAATCTTAAAACGGGATCACCAATAATGGCACCAATCAGTGTCATGATACTGGGAGGACTTGTTGCCTTAATTGGCCTAATAATTGCTATTAATCGTCAACTTGCTTATTCCATGTCAGAAAACCTTTTGTTTGATCAGATTGAAAAGGGAGAGGATCCAGCTGCTATTGATATTATTGATCATAGTATCAGCCTTATGAAAGGCTATAAATGGAAATTTTTCCTATTTCAATTCAGTTTTATTGGTTGGTTCCTGTTAGCCATCCTCTCATTTGGCATCTTATATATCTATCTCTTGCCTTATGTGACAACCAGTATCCTTTACTTCTACGACTTTATCAAGGATTCAAAAGATAAGAGTCTTTTGGATGACAAAAAGCATAACCTAAAAAACTGACTATCTCTCATAGTCAGTTTTTTGATATTAATAAAAGCGTTTATTTTTCTTTTGACAGTCAGGGCAAATACCATAAGCAATAATAGGAATCCGCGTAATGCGATAGCCAGTTTGATCATGGGCTTCTTTCGCTACGTCCATG
This window encodes:
- a CDS encoding CHY zinc finger protein; translated protein: MKAKNLPFWGMALDEQSRCYHYHSENDIVVLKCQSCQKYYACYHCHDSLEDHPFVATNSQESYPVMCGACQHLLSLKDYQKGYCIFCQHPFNPKCSLHYDIYFKKE
- the tgt gene encoding tRNA guanosine(34) transglycosylase Tgt, whose product is MTDYPIKYRLIKKEKHTGARLGEIITPHGTFPTPMFMPVGTQATVKTQSPEELKSMGSGIILSNTYHLWLRPGDELIARAGGLHKFMNWDQPILTDSGGFQVYSLADSRNITEEGVTFKNHLNGSKMFLSPEKAISIQNNLGSDIMMSFDECPQFYQPYDYVKNSIERTSRWAERGLKAHRRPHDQGLFGIVQGAGFEDLRRQSAADLVGMDFAGYSVGGLAVGETHEEMNAVLDFTTPLLPENKPRYLMGVGAPDSLIDGVIRGIDMFDCVLPTRIARNGTCMTSEGRLVVKNAKFAEDFTPLDHDCDCYTCQNYTRAYIRHLLKADETFGIRLTSYHNLYFLVNLMKKVRQAIMDDNLLEFREDFLERYGYNTSNRNF
- a CDS encoding DUF975 family protein produces the protein MKQSQLKKQAKHLLKHLPGKYQLFAIPIALHIILLFIQLHQNYLVEQGISISTFASIFPILLNILASFFLFSAAFTILKVIRQQKKQVTFSDSSLVFNNPLFRKLIILLSLKFLLIFLWSLIFMLGLGLLGIGYLFYSINLKTGSPIMAPISVMILGGLVALIGLIIAINRQLAYSMSENLLFDQIEKGEDPAAIDIIDHSISLMKGYKWKFFLFQFSFIGWFLLAILSFGILYIYLLPYVTTSILYFYDFIKDSKDKSLLDDKKHNLKN